A window from Solanum stenotomum isolate F172 chromosome 7, ASM1918654v1, whole genome shotgun sequence encodes these proteins:
- the LOC125870575 gene encoding uncharacterized protein LOC125870575 — protein sequence MEEFYMFRAMVRNEGERCLTYVHEADRINVQADYRRDDIQADHLHHPIRRRGKGGVAGRRARAAERGRVPVEMDEAALEDYQATGDIGSTSRSHTQEFTPVASGMTYQPTNSEIIPYMTPQISRDPSLSSLENVFGNYRPHHFENAPNFTSSPVPMSMEIPDAMTNLEDSNIEIEGNELDDSNNEVDGNDPENASEGGEPSVKKKRTIFPKFCGTGSHQLNQHGIKKTTKGNKDNVPTKSRSKE from the exons atggaggaattttACATGTTTCGTGCAATGGTGCGGAATGAAGGAGAAAGATGTTTGACATATGTGCACGAGGCTGATAGGATTAATGTACAAGCCGATTATAGAAGAGATGACATACAAGCTGACCATTTGCATCACCCTATTCGTAGGCGAGGAAAAGGTGGTGTTGCTGGTAGGAGGGCACGTGCTGCTGAGAGAGGACGAGTTCCTGTTGAAATGGACGAAGCAGCCTTAGAAGATTATCAAGCAACTGGTGATATTGGTTCCACTTCAAGGAGTCACACTCAGGAATTCACTCCTGTGGCATCTGGTATGACATATCAACCAACAAATTCTGAGATTATCCCATACATGACGCCACAAATTTCAAGGGATCCAAGTCTTTCGTCACTTGAGAATGTCTTTGGTAATTATCGGCCTCACCATTTTGAGAATGCCCCAAATTTTACCTCATCGCCTGTGCCAATGTCCATGGAGATCCCTGATGCCATGACGAATTTAGAGGACTCCAACATCGAGATAGAAGGTAATGAGTTGGATGATTCCAACAATGAAGTGGATGGTAATGATCCCGAGAATGCAAGTGAAGGTGGTGAACCATCAGTGAAGAAGAAACGTAcaatttttcctaagttttgtgGCACtg GGAGTCATCAACTTAACCAACACGGcataaagaaaacaacaaaaggtaacaaagaCAATGTACCAACAAAAAGCAGAAGCAAAGAATAA
- the LOC125869675 gene encoding uncharacterized protein LOC125869675, which yields MANQPHFVEPIVQPPFQQLSMHGHRSFGEGSSSQMHIDNSHRDYEVRDNETNVDLYNDVNAEISDESSEEDEPPKDGDESEPDEDIDDIRDFSQNGVNLHNHKQGVSEIQNHDIPYFRTLENEEDIFMSTCESEMEYCSVWSEEAKKDLKKGMFFSSKEELKRAVTIWSLHKNKEFKVVTSTKSVWVVRCKFYSLLGCLWFLRGRKVGDNLWKIGKYVENHRCETEGLSSGHANLNTNLIASLFLNQIRKNPKYLVVDVISKVHEKFGHQVTYRKAWLGRQRAFELVYGDFEKSFSDLPKFFAAFQQFNHGTVVEWKHEESMSSSEVKTFKFVFWAFKPCIDGFQTCRPVISVDGTHIYGKYEIKLLIAVGIDGNENILPLAFAIVDKESKEAWKWFFRNLSAHVIKSRQDVCVISDRAKEILTSLQELRRFQEPRAFHRFCIRHLKSNFQSKFPNKDLSRLMWRAASAHQVRKFESLMGQIREENVEAHEYLMEIPLDKWTVSQDGGKRWGVLTTNLSESFNGVLKKARDLPVTAMVRLSLEQTIERGRSIQVDGTGGNPHCVSLNEGKCDCGKWVNLDFPCSHVMKLTDRMGGLARNFVSEHFTIENYVATYFGSFSPIGHEAYWPSPSFTMRSNEFYRRPNRPRTTRIPNEMDRGSIVYERPCGLCRQTGHDRRRCPNRN from the exons ATGGCCAATCAACCTCATTTTGTAGAACCGATTGTTCAACCACCATTCCAACAATTGTCGATGCATGGTCATCGATCATTTGGTGAAGGGTCAAGTAGTCAAATGCATATTGATAATAGTCACAGAGATTATGAGGTCAG aGATAATGAGACCAACGTTGATCTATATAATGATGTAAATGCTGAAATTAGTGATGAAAGTTCGGAGGAAGATGAACCTCCAAAAGATGGTGATGAAAGTGAACCTGATGAAGATATCGATGATATTAGAGATTTTTCTCAGAATGGTGTAAATCTTCATAATCATAAACAAGGCGTGTCTGAAATACAAAATCATGACATACCCTATTTCAGGACATTAGAGAATGAGGAGGACATTTTCATGTCTACATGTGAATCTGAGATGGAATATTGTTCAGTTTGGTCTGAGGAAGCAAAAAAGGATTTGAAAAAAGGTATGTTTTTTAGTAGTAAAGAAGAATTGAAACGGGCGGTAACAATTTGGAGTTTGCACAAAAATAAGGAGTTCAAGGTGGTAACATCTACGAAGAGTGTATGGGTTGTGAGATGTAAGTTTTATAGTTTATTGGGTTGCTTGTGGTTTCTTCGAGGTCGAAAAGTTGGAGATAACCTTTGGAAGATAGGAAAATATGTTGAAAATCATAGATGTGAGACTGAAGGGCTTTCTAGTGGTCACGCCAATCTAAATACCAATTTGATTGCATCACTGTTTCtaaatcaaattagaaaaaatcCTAAGTACTTGGTGGTAGATGTTATTTCAaaggttcatgaaaaatttGGTCATCAAGTGACATACAGAAAAGCGTGGCTTGGACGTCAACGCGCATTTGAATTGGTGTATGGTGACTTTGAGAAATCATTTAGTGACCTACCTAAATTTTTTGCAGCTTTTCAACAATTTAACCATGGAACAGTTGTGGAATGGAAACACGAAGAGTCTATGAGTTCATCAGAggtaaaaacttttaaatttgtattttggGCTTTCAAGCCATGCATAGATGGATTCCAAACATGTCGCCCTGTTATTTCAGTAGATGGAACTCATATTTATGGAAAGTATGAGATCAAATTATTAATTGCTGTCGGAATTGATGGAAATGAAAATATTCTTCCTTTAGCGTTTGCTATTGTAGACAAAGAGTCAAAAGAGGCATGGAAGTGGTTTTTTAGAAATTTGAGTGCACATGTGATAAAAAGTAGACAAGATGTATGTGTTATATCTGATAGGGCAAAAGAAATCTTGACTAGTTTGCAGGAGTTGCGGCGATTTCAAGAGCCTCGAGCCTTCCATCGATTTTGCATAAGGCATCTGAAGAGCAACTTTCAATCTAAATTTCCAAACAAGGACCTCAGCAGATTGATGTGGAGGGCTGCTTCAGCCCATCAAGTAAGGAAGTTTGAATCCTTGATGGGGCAAATTAGAGAAGAAAATGTCGAAGCACATGAATACCTCATGGAAATTCCCTTGGACAAATGGACCGTTAGCCAAGATGGTGGAAAAAGATGGGGAGTGTTGACAACAAATCTTTCAGAGTCGTTCAATGGAGTGTTGAAAAAAGCACGAGATTTGCCTGTCACTGCTATGGTTAGACTTTCATTGGAGCAAACTATTGAACG GGGTAGATCTATACAGGTTGATGGTACTGGTGGTAATCCTCATTGTGTTTCActgaatgaaggaaaatgtgATTGTGGAAAATGGGTTAATTTGGACTTCCCATGTTCACATGTCATGAAGCTAACTGATAGAATGGGGGGGCTAGCTAGAAATTTTGTTAGCGAGCATTTCACAATAGAGAATTATGTTGCAACATATTTTGGGTCATTCTCACCAATTGGTCATGAGGCATATTGGCCATCTCCAAGTTTTACAATGAGAAGTAATGAATTCTATCGTCGTCCTAATCGGCCAAGGACAACTAGAATACCTAATGAAATGGATCGTGGTTCTATAGTGTATGAGCGACCTTGTGGATTATGTAGGCAGACTGGACATGATAGGCGTCGATGTCCCAATCGTAATTAA